In Leptodesmis sichuanensis A121, the following are encoded in one genomic region:
- a CDS encoding sensor histidine kinase produces MGTSLDISDRKRAELEIRQLNEALEQQNQNLEVLIEQRTAELTQRTIQLEASNQELESFSYSVSHDLRAPLRHINGFVNVLQQHLQNHQALSDPKVVHYLQVIESSSQKMALLIDGLLTLSRIGRKDMTSDLVSLRALVDEAIALVQSHSETASSVEFAIGKLPTVQGDTTLLQQVFSNLINNAVKFSRNHPAPRIEIGSLPDGTLFVKDNGVGFQMEYADKLFGAFQRLHSQAVFEGSGIGLAIVQRIIHRHGGIIWAESSPNQGATFYFTIGSQ; encoded by the coding sequence GTGGGCACCTCACTGGATATTAGCGATCGCAAGCGTGCAGAGTTAGAGATTCGCCAACTGAATGAGGCACTGGAACAGCAAAACCAGAACCTGGAAGTGCTGATAGAACAGCGCACAGCAGAATTGACTCAACGCACTATCCAGCTAGAAGCCAGTAATCAAGAACTGGAATCGTTCTCCTATTCGGTATCCCATGATTTGCGTGCGCCACTGCGCCACATTAATGGTTTCGTCAATGTTTTGCAACAGCACTTGCAAAATCATCAAGCTCTGTCCGATCCCAAGGTTGTTCACTATTTACAGGTAATTGAGAGCAGCAGTCAAAAAATGGCCTTGTTGATTGATGGGTTACTGACCCTATCCCGCATTGGGCGCAAAGACATGACCTCGGATCTTGTGTCGCTGCGGGCACTGGTGGATGAGGCGATCGCTCTGGTTCAGAGTCACTCAGAAACAGCTAGCAGTGTCGAGTTTGCGATCGGTAAGTTGCCAACTGTTCAAGGGGATACCACCTTACTGCAGCAAGTATTCAGTAATTTAATTAATAATGCGGTTAAGTTTAGCCGCAATCATCCTGCTCCTCGGATCGAAATTGGCAGCTTGCCCGACGGTACACTTTTTGTCAAAGACAACGGGGTTGGCTTTCAGATGGAGTATGCCGACAAGCTGTTTGGTGCTTTTCAACGCTTGCACTCACAGGCTGTGTTTGAGGGATCGGGGATTGGGTTGGCGATCGTGCAACGGATCATCCACCGTCATGGCGGCATCATCTGGGCAGAGTCCAGCCCCAATCAAGGCGCAACCTTTTACTTCACCATAGGCTCTCAATAG
- a CDS encoding GNAT family N-acetyltransferase codes for MTDAVSRPAYRIQTQRLILRCWDPTDAPLLATAIAESLEHLKPWTPWAHNEPQDLQQRVNLLRKFRAEFDQDEHFAYGIFNQDESLVIGGTGLIPRVGKDAIEIGYWIHVDYVNQGYATEVSAALTKVAFAVMGLKRVEIHCDPRNVRSMAVPKKLGFVHEATLRQRLDDHEGQKQDQMIWSLLLDEYPNSPAAQAQVAAFDVMQQKIL; via the coding sequence ATGACTGATGCAGTTTCCAGACCAGCCTATCGAATTCAAACCCAGCGCCTGATTCTGCGATGCTGGGATCCAACTGATGCTCCTTTGTTAGCTACTGCGATCGCAGAAAGCCTGGAACACCTGAAACCCTGGACACCGTGGGCGCACAACGAACCCCAGGATTTACAGCAAAGAGTTAACTTGCTCCGCAAATTTCGGGCGGAGTTTGACCAGGATGAGCATTTTGCCTACGGGATTTTTAATCAGGATGAATCTCTGGTTATTGGCGGAACTGGGCTGATTCCTCGGGTGGGCAAGGATGCGATCGAGATTGGCTACTGGATTCATGTGGACTACGTCAACCAGGGCTATGCTACAGAGGTTTCGGCGGCACTCACAAAAGTCGCCTTTGCAGTCATGGGATTGAAACGAGTTGAAATTCACTGTGATCCCAGAAATGTGAGAAGCATGGCAGTTCCTAAAAAACTGGGTTTTGTGCATGAGGCAACCTTACGCCAACGATTGGATGACCATGAGGGACAGAAGCAGGATCAAATGATCTGGTCATTGTTGCTTGATGAATATCCCAATAGCCCAGCGGCTCAGGCTCAGGTTGCAGCGTTTGATGTCATGCAGCAAAAAATTCTCTGA
- a CDS encoding radical SAM protein, whose protein sequence is MTSATLSSFCSVYGPVQSWRYGRSLGIDPIGPVSTCSFDCVYCQLGEIEHKSRDRQIFIPTSQILQDLSAFQPWDVDVITLSGSGEPTLALNLGEILALTKSLTGKPVGVLTNGTLLNCAEVRAELAIADQVAVKMDAVTDEVLRRVNRPVAGIDLTTQWQGLKAFRQQYSGQLAMQTMLLVPWNEAEQQAYIDQMRDLAPDEIQLNTPTRPRPLAHQLDARGNHSASDRPYAIRQLKRVSVPTLQAFGDRIQRETGIAVKVAIGE, encoded by the coding sequence ATGACCAGTGCCACGCTGTCATCGTTTTGTTCCGTCTATGGGCCAGTTCAATCCTGGCGCTATGGGCGATCGCTGGGCATTGATCCGATCGGCCCTGTATCGACCTGTTCCTTCGATTGCGTTTACTGTCAATTGGGCGAGATTGAGCACAAAAGCCGCGATCGTCAGATCTTCATTCCCACGTCTCAGATTCTCCAGGATTTATCCGCCTTCCAACCCTGGGATGTGGATGTGATCACGTTAAGCGGCAGTGGCGAACCAACCCTGGCGCTCAACCTGGGTGAAATTCTGGCGTTGACCAAATCTTTGACCGGAAAACCTGTTGGTGTACTGACCAACGGCACGTTGTTGAACTGTGCAGAGGTACGGGCAGAACTGGCGATCGCCGATCAGGTGGCCGTTAAAATGGATGCCGTTACAGATGAGGTGCTGCGCCGAGTGAACCGTCCCGTTGCCGGAATTGATCTGACGACCCAATGGCAGGGCTTAAAAGCCTTTCGGCAACAGTACTCTGGTCAGCTTGCGATGCAAACCATGCTGCTGGTTCCCTGGAATGAAGCTGAGCAACAGGCGTACATCGACCAAATGCGGGATCTGGCTCCGGATGAAATTCAACTCAATACCCCCACCCGCCCCCGACCGCTTGCGCACCAATTGGATGCCAGGGGTAACCACAGTGCCAGCGATCGCCCCTACGCCATCCGGCAACTCAAACGTGTGAGTGTTCCTACCTTGCAGGCATTCGGCGATCGCATTCAGCGAGAAACGGGCATTGCCGTGAAAGTGGCCATTGGTGAATAG
- a CDS encoding DUF4058 family protein has protein sequence MPSPFPGMNPYLENPDLWTEVHHLLMSILAETLNPQLLPRYRAAIEKRVYLSGEEVLLVGIPDVPVEQRSRHPPSPESPPQTQVTASTGSVATLPMPIQVVVPMPLERREGYLEIRDVATREVVTVIELLSPSNKRPGRGRDTYLTKRQEILASSTHWYDRAGYSVVIDYNQNPIPPLSESATPSAPPMSSYPAIYSVVCQIPYGQVATYGQVAELANLPGRARLVGYALYRVAPDSEIPWHRVINAKGEISESPVRYGSDYVQRSLLAAEGIAFDAQGKIDLRKYLWKPTLEG, from the coding sequence ATGCCTTCGCCATTTCCGGGAATGAATCCATATCTGGAAAATCCTGACTTATGGACGGAAGTTCATCACTTGTTGATGAGTATTCTGGCGGAAACGTTGAATCCTCAACTATTGCCCAGGTATCGAGCGGCGATCGAAAAACGAGTTTATCTGAGTGGGGAAGAAGTTCTGTTGGTGGGAATTCCTGATGTGCCAGTCGAGCAGCGATCGCGCCACCCGCCATCCCCCGAATCGCCACCTCAAACTCAAGTTACTGCCTCTACCGGATCGGTAGCCACTCTGCCAATGCCCATTCAGGTAGTCGTTCCAATGCCCCTGGAGAGGCGAGAAGGGTATTTGGAAATTAGAGACGTGGCCACACGAGAAGTCGTGACGGTGATTGAACTGCTGTCACCCAGCAATAAGCGGCCTGGAAGAGGACGGGACACTTATCTAACCAAGCGGCAGGAGATTTTGGCCAGTTCCACTCACTGGTACGATCGCGCTGGCTACTCCGTCGTCATAGACTACAACCAGAACCCCATTCCTCCCCTGTCCGAATCTGCAACCCCCTCCGCTCCTCCTATGTCTTCCTACCCTGCCATTTACAGCGTCGTCTGCCAGATTCCCTACGGCCAGGTCGCCACCTATGGCCAGGTTGCAGAACTAGCCAACCTGCCAGGACGGGCACGATTAGTTGGCTATGCCCTCTATCGAGTGGCTCCAGATTCAGAGATTCCCTGGCATCGGGTGATTAATGCCAAAGGGGAAATTTCCGAATCTCCGGTGCGCTATGGGTCGGATTACGTGCAGCGATCGCTTTTGGCAGCAGAAGGTATCGCATTTGACGCTCAGGGCAAGATCGATCTGCGAAAATATTTGTGGAAACCGACTCTGGAAGGATAG
- a CDS encoding PAS domain-containing protein, translated as MMQYSQNLCLTGTPILIFWILLDGLLIGGALLLGAIALWRWREGRSWRHWQQMQADLQQANAKLQQETCDRQQVEAALRDSATRLSLALKAAKAGTWQWDQASNQAIWSEENFRLLGYDPQDCEACYENWLRAVHPDDRATVNQHISQLMAEQHGLNLEYRVMWPDRTVRWLADIGEITYDPDGNPTGMISIQIDITNRKQAELALAESESQQRLILENIPSFIAKVNREAEILFLNRLAPGFTPEQVIGQSLDLFTAPESREPQRAALAEVFATGQTVTLETHGTGAHGQPAFYEVRIAPIEAAGQIDAAIIVATDISDRKQAELALVQLNQALESRVQERTAALQESESRFRQLAETIQQVFWLFDPNSHQNLYVSPAYEQIWGQSLETVYASEWSWADAIHPDDRDRILTLFTNSLTWAHDVEYRIVRPDGTIRWIHDRSFPIRDSEGQIYRVARIAEDITKRKLVEGSLRDRLAFERLIASISTHFVNLNLDDLDAGITDALEQITQFFGVDYSYIVLFSADRSVGYKTYEWLQPGLPPFSEEWDAIPAAPFPWWMDKITHFEPIVIDDRDDLPAAASNERAALEATGIQSLTALPISYSKILMGYIGFATINRCHSWQEDTVTLLQLVGELFANALQRKQAEINLQEQQARLNLALEAVNMGIWEGNLITGAEILSPQAEALLGFAPGTFDGKRETFLSRVHPDDVEQVQLSGKVALQTGVLQDEYRIVLPDQTIRWINCLGKVFYDEAGHPLRVVGVDLDITERKRVEEDLQQAVETNQALLAAIPDLILRISRDGILREGIPAKEASLLLPIDKIVGKSVWEILPTDLACERMDAIEQAFQTGLTQVHEYPVCLNDEWRYEEARCVVCGEDEVMVLVRDITDRKRTEAALQQQLQREQALNRVFQAIRQSLDLEVIFATATAETARLLPGLTCSVVQYLPTRKVWKNVAEFRHNPELPYLIGFEISDVDNPFADQLKRLQTVRVETTSQLEDKLNQNIARMVPGAWLLLPLQVENQVWGSFTLHTSHHPFSWTEEQVTLAQTVAGQLEVAIQQAELYQRVKQEKQKLLNSQMALVQAQQIAQVGSWELDATTQAMVWSDTLFQIFGFDSAAPEPDFAEVMLNYVHPEDRPRLEQYLTQAMTEGSPYEIDLRFFRTDGTMGYMEARAEAVRND; from the coding sequence ATGATGCAATATTCCCAAAACCTGTGCTTAACCGGAACCCCAATCCTTATCTTCTGGATTCTACTGGATGGTCTGTTGATCGGAGGAGCACTGCTACTGGGGGCGATCGCCCTGTGGCGATGGCGCGAAGGACGCTCTTGGAGGCACTGGCAGCAGATGCAGGCCGACCTCCAGCAAGCCAACGCGAAATTGCAGCAGGAAACTTGCGATCGCCAGCAGGTAGAAGCGGCACTGCGAGATAGTGCCACCCGGTTATCACTGGCTCTGAAAGCTGCTAAAGCGGGAACCTGGCAATGGGATCAGGCCAGCAATCAAGCCATCTGGTCAGAGGAAAATTTCCGGCTGTTGGGCTATGATCCACAGGATTGTGAAGCCTGTTATGAAAACTGGTTGCGGGCAGTTCACCCCGACGATCGCGCTACCGTCAACCAGCATATAAGCCAGCTGATGGCAGAGCAGCATGGCCTCAATCTGGAATATCGGGTGATGTGGCCCGACCGCACCGTGCGCTGGCTAGCCGATATCGGTGAAATCACTTACGACCCGGACGGCAACCCCACCGGGATGATCAGCATCCAAATTGACATCACTAACCGCAAACAGGCAGAACTTGCCCTCGCAGAATCGGAAAGTCAACAGCGATTGATTCTGGAAAACATCCCCAGTTTTATTGCCAAGGTGAATCGCGAGGCGGAAATCTTATTTCTCAATCGGTTGGCTCCTGGGTTTACCCCAGAGCAGGTGATCGGGCAAAGCCTGGATTTGTTTACCGCCCCGGAAAGCCGTGAGCCGCAACGGGCGGCGCTGGCTGAGGTGTTTGCGACGGGGCAGACGGTCACGCTTGAGACCCACGGCACAGGCGCACATGGACAACCTGCGTTCTATGAAGTACGGATTGCCCCGATTGAAGCCGCCGGACAGATTGATGCGGCAATTATTGTGGCAACCGATATTAGCGATCGCAAACAGGCAGAGCTGGCTCTGGTTCAACTGAATCAAGCCCTGGAATCCCGCGTGCAAGAGCGCACTGCCGCCTTGCAAGAAAGTGAGTCCCGGTTCCGGCAATTGGCGGAAACCATTCAGCAGGTCTTCTGGCTATTTGATCCGAACAGTCATCAGAATCTCTATGTCAGCCCTGCCTATGAGCAAATCTGGGGACAATCCCTGGAAACAGTCTATGCATCTGAATGGAGTTGGGCGGATGCAATTCACCCCGACGATCGCGATCGTATCCTCACCCTATTCACCAACAGTCTCACCTGGGCACATGATGTCGAATACCGGATTGTTCGTCCTGATGGAACCATACGCTGGATCCACGATCGTTCCTTCCCGATTCGTGATTCAGAGGGGCAGATTTACCGGGTTGCTAGAATTGCCGAAGATATTACGAAACGCAAATTGGTGGAGGGATCTCTGCGTGATCGACTTGCGTTTGAACGGTTAATCGCGAGCATTTCAACCCACTTTGTCAACCTGAACCTGGATGATCTGGATGCAGGCATCACAGATGCTTTAGAACAAATTACCCAATTTTTTGGGGTTGACTATAGCTACATTGTTCTGTTCTCTGCCGATCGATCCGTTGGCTACAAAACCTACGAATGGCTCCAGCCCGGACTACCCCCCTTCTCGGAAGAATGGGATGCGATTCCAGCGGCTCCCTTCCCCTGGTGGATGGACAAAATCACCCACTTTGAGCCAATTGTGATCGACGATCGCGACGATCTTCCCGCCGCCGCCAGCAATGAACGCGCTGCCCTGGAAGCCACCGGAATCCAGTCTCTGACCGCGTTGCCTATTTCCTACAGCAAAATCCTGATGGGATACATCGGCTTTGCGACCATCAACCGCTGCCACTCCTGGCAGGAAGATACCGTTACATTGCTGCAACTGGTAGGAGAACTGTTTGCCAATGCCCTCCAGCGCAAACAAGCCGAAATCAACCTGCAAGAACAACAGGCACGGTTGAATCTAGCTCTGGAAGCAGTGAATATGGGAATCTGGGAAGGAAACCTGATCACGGGGGCAGAAATTCTCTCGCCTCAGGCCGAAGCCCTGCTAGGATTTGCCCCAGGCACCTTTGATGGCAAACGAGAAACGTTCCTCAGCCGAGTTCATCCAGACGATGTAGAACAAGTGCAACTGTCTGGCAAAGTGGCCCTGCAGACGGGTGTTCTACAAGATGAGTACCGGATTGTGCTACCGGATCAAACCATTCGCTGGATCAATTGTTTAGGCAAAGTCTTTTACGACGAAGCAGGCCATCCTCTTCGCGTTGTTGGGGTGGATCTGGATATCACAGAGCGCAAACGGGTTGAGGAAGACCTGCAGCAGGCTGTGGAGACTAATCAAGCCCTACTCGCAGCCATTCCTGACTTGATTTTGCGGATCAGTCGGGATGGGATCTTGCGAGAGGGTATCCCAGCCAAAGAGGCATCGCTCTTGCTACCCATCGACAAGATAGTAGGTAAAAGTGTTTGGGAAATCCTGCCCACGGATCTCGCTTGCGAACGGATGGATGCGATCGAACAGGCATTCCAAACTGGGCTGACTCAGGTTCATGAATACCCTGTCTGCTTGAACGACGAGTGGCGCTATGAAGAAGCCCGCTGTGTTGTTTGTGGTGAGGATGAAGTAATGGTGCTGGTGCGGGATATCACTGATCGTAAACGCACCGAAGCGGCTTTGCAGCAACAGTTACAGCGGGAACAGGCCCTCAATCGGGTATTCCAGGCCATTCGCCAATCTCTTGACCTGGAAGTCATTTTTGCCACCGCCACAGCCGAAACTGCACGCTTATTACCCGGTCTTACCTGTTCTGTGGTGCAGTATTTACCCACTCGGAAAGTCTGGAAAAACGTTGCAGAATTCCGTCATAACCCAGAACTTCCTTACTTAATCGGATTTGAAATTTCAGATGTAGACAACCCCTTTGCCGATCAACTCAAACGCCTGCAAACTGTCCGAGTTGAAACAACCAGTCAACTCGAAGACAAGCTTAACCAGAACATTGCCCGCATGGTTCCTGGTGCATGGTTACTACTTCCCCTCCAAGTTGAAAACCAGGTCTGGGGCAGTTTTACTCTGCATACATCTCACCACCCGTTTAGCTGGACTGAAGAACAGGTTACTCTGGCTCAGACTGTGGCAGGGCAGTTAGAAGTTGCCATTCAGCAAGCTGAACTGTATCAACGGGTCAAACAGGAAAAACAAAAGCTGCTTAACAGTCAGATGGCTCTAGTTCAGGCCCAACAAATTGCTCAGGTTGGCAGTTGGGAACTGGATGCCACCACCCAGGCAATGGTCTGGTCAGATACGTTATTTCAAATCTTTGGCTTTGATTCCGCTGCACCAGAACCTGATTTTGCAGAAGTAATGCTGAATTACGTTCACCCAGAGGATCGCCCCCGCCTGGAACAGTACTTGACGCAGGCGATGACGGAGGGAAGCCCCTACGAAATTGATCTGAGATTTTTTAGAACAGACGGCACAATGGGCTATATGGAAGCACGGGCCGAAGCAGTCCGAAATGACTAG
- a CDS encoding 4Fe-4S single cluster domain-containing protein — MSNIKTNPYLSLLEIPAGYLNIMGYVDESEVNGPGSRAVVWVQGCLRECPGCFNPDSWSFEINELISVDALAERILSNPNNEGVTFSGGEPFWQAPALAALARQVKAAGLSVMSFTGFTLEQLQDDYAPAGAQELLEQLDILIDGPYIESLAIHSPDCPVSSRNQRVHIFNPAFKDRITWASDQLEIHILKDGRRIFTGYRGQMGLD, encoded by the coding sequence ATGTCAAACATCAAAACCAATCCCTACCTCTCATTACTGGAAATTCCCGCAGGCTACCTCAACATCATGGGCTATGTGGATGAGTCTGAGGTCAATGGCCCCGGTAGTCGAGCGGTGGTTTGGGTGCAGGGCTGCTTGCGAGAATGTCCAGGATGTTTTAATCCAGACTCCTGGAGTTTTGAAATTAATGAACTGATTTCGGTGGATGCCCTGGCCGAACGCATTCTCAGCAACCCCAATAACGAAGGGGTAACGTTTTCGGGGGGAGAACCATTCTGGCAAGCCCCGGCACTGGCAGCGCTGGCTCGTCAGGTGAAAGCGGCGGGGCTAAGTGTGATGTCCTTTACTGGCTTTACACTGGAACAACTGCAGGATGACTATGCCCCGGCAGGAGCGCAGGAACTCCTGGAGCAACTGGATATTTTGATTGATGGGCCGTATATCGAATCTTTAGCCATTCACTCGCCGGATTGTCCTGTGTCTTCCCGCAATCAGCGCGTTCATATTTTCAATCCAGCGTTCAAAGATCGGATTACCTGGGCCAGCGATCAACTGGAAATTCACATCCTCAAAGATGGTCGCCGCATTTTTACGGGCTATCGTGGTCAGATGGGCCTGGATTGA
- a CDS encoding ureidoglycolate lyase yields METYLLLKLRPQPITSENFQPFGQVIFAAADGKAYDASDAQLELQNGIPRFYIMRLHNRGTRFDRITRHLRCTQCLGSLEGKEWLMAVARPDPASPKPDWESIRAFRIPGNCFIKLNVGTWHAGPYFEAPVIDFYNLELSDTNVVDHDTCNLLETYGVEIDLIAPE; encoded by the coding sequence ATGGAAACCTACTTGCTGCTTAAACTGCGCCCCCAACCCATTACTTCAGAGAACTTTCAACCCTTTGGGCAAGTCATTTTTGCCGCTGCAGATGGGAAGGCTTATGATGCCAGTGACGCTCAACTTGAGTTACAAAATGGCATCCCTCGCTTTTACATTATGCGGCTGCATAATCGGGGAACCAGGTTCGATCGCATTACCCGCCATCTGCGCTGTACTCAGTGTTTAGGATCTCTGGAAGGCAAAGAGTGGTTGATGGCCGTTGCCCGTCCTGATCCAGCGTCTCCTAAACCAGACTGGGAGAGTATCAGAGCTTTTCGGATTCCAGGCAATTGTTTTATTAAGTTAAATGTGGGCACCTGGCACGCTGGCCCTTATTTTGAAGCACCTGTGATTGACTTTTACAATTTAGAACTGAGTGACACCAACGTTGTTGATCACGACACCTGTAATTTGCTGGAAACCTATGGTGTAGAAATCGATCTGATAGCCCCTGAGTAA
- the argJ gene encoding bifunctional ornithine acetyltransferase/N-acetylglutamate synthase, with product MTDWQEIPGGITAPKGYRAAGITAGLKPSGLPDLTLIVSDVEAIAAGVFTTSVVRAACVDYCRDRLREKTSARAILCNAGQANAATGEQGLIDAIASAQALSQVLGVPADSILLASTGVIGQRIKMDVLKAALPKLVESLSDTGSDSAAKAICTTDTVTKSIALEGQFGDRPVRIGGICKGAGMIHPNMATMLGFITCDAAVSPHLWQDMLSRAVNKSFNQITVDGDTSTNDTVLALANGESRTPAITEPGPEADQLEAMLTAVCIHLAKAIARDGEGATCLIEVQVSGASDAAAARQIARTIAGSSLVKSAIFGRDPNWGRIAGAAGRAGVPFNQEDLQIKLGDFLMMEHGQPQPFDRAAANAYLKKAAEGAYLKDDTVLISVKVGSGPGTGTAWGCDLSYDYVKINAEYTT from the coding sequence ATGACAGATTGGCAGGAGATTCCCGGAGGCATTACCGCACCTAAAGGCTACCGGGCAGCAGGGATTACTGCTGGATTGAAGCCTTCGGGATTGCCGGATTTGACCCTGATCGTGTCTGATGTGGAGGCGATCGCGGCGGGAGTCTTTACCACCAGTGTGGTGCGGGCCGCTTGTGTGGATTATTGCCGCGATCGCTTGCGGGAGAAAACCAGTGCCCGTGCCATTCTTTGCAATGCGGGACAGGCAAATGCGGCCACGGGAGAACAGGGATTGATTGATGCGATCGCATCGGCTCAGGCGTTGAGTCAGGTGTTGGGGGTGCCTGCGGACTCCATTCTGCTGGCTTCTACAGGGGTGATTGGGCAGCGGATCAAGATGGATGTACTCAAGGCTGCTTTGCCGAAGCTGGTCGAGTCATTGTCCGATACGGGATCGGATAGTGCCGCGAAAGCGATTTGCACCACGGATACTGTGACTAAATCGATCGCGCTGGAAGGTCAGTTTGGCGATCGTCCGGTACGGATTGGCGGCATCTGCAAAGGGGCGGGGATGATTCACCCCAATATGGCTACTATGCTGGGCTTTATTACCTGTGATGCGGCGGTATCTCCCCACCTCTGGCAGGATATGCTGAGTCGGGCGGTCAACAAAAGCTTTAATCAAATTACGGTGGATGGGGATACCAGTACCAACGATACGGTGCTGGCGCTGGCCAATGGGGAATCTCGCACTCCTGCCATTACAGAACCTGGCCCAGAAGCTGATCAGTTGGAAGCGATGCTGACGGCGGTGTGCATTCATCTGGCGAAGGCGATCGCCCGCGATGGGGAAGGTGCCACCTGTCTGATTGAAGTGCAAGTATCTGGTGCCAGTGATGCTGCCGCTGCGCGTCAGATTGCCCGGACGATCGCTGGCTCCTCCCTGGTCAAATCTGCCATCTTTGGCCGGGATCCGAATTGGGGACGAATTGCCGGAGCGGCTGGACGGGCAGGTGTTCCCTTTAATCAAGAAGACCTGCAAATTAAGCTGGGCGACTTCCTGATGATGGAGCATGGGCAACCGCAACCGTTCGATCGGGCTGCTGCGAATGCCTATTTGAAAAAAGCGGCTGAAGGAGCCTACCTGAAAGACGATACTGTGCTGATCTCAGTGAAGGTTGGCTCTGGCCCTGGTACTGGTACAGCCTGGGGTTGCGACCTCAGTTACGATTACGTCAAGATCAATGCAGAGTATACGACGTGA